Within Paenibacillus sabinae T27, the genomic segment CAAATAGATACAGCAAATCCAGCCCGTTACGGGTCAGGAAAAGGGATATCGTCCGAGCTGAAAAGGTCTGGTAACTTTCTTGCATAAATAAAGAATAAAAACACGCGAAAAAAGTTCGCTTGATTGTTTTCCATTCTTAAGCAAGAAAGTTATTACATTATCCTTTTCAGCTCCATTCATTAAATTAGGTGTATATTACCATAACCATTTTTTAATTTCAACACTATTAATTCAAATGTTGAACCAGCTCGCTCAAAGCTTTTGTCAACTGATCGTTAAGCCCAGTCAGGACCTGTTTATCGATTGGACTCTTTTGCGAGCCGGCGACTTCCGGATTCAGACTCTCTTCAATCGCTTCATAAAGCTCGGTACTATGCGGCGGTACGCCATCTTCAAACGTTTTCCAGGTATCTTCTAAGGTTTGAGCAAGTTCTTTCACTTTAGCATCATTGCCAGCCGCTATTTCATTTTTAATTTGTCCGGTAGTCGTCAGCATTTGGTTTGCACCGGCTTTGACCTCTTCTGCAGGAATCAGCTTGGCGGAAAGTTCAAACAGCGTTTGAATAAGTTGTTCATCAATTTTCAATACCGCTTCTTTATCAATCGTCGCTGCTTTTGTTGCGGCAACAGCCGGGTTAAGACTTTTCTCTATTTGGTCATAGAAGTCCGGGTATTTCGGTTTTACCCCATCCTCAAATGTGGCCCATACTTCTTCAAGCTCAGGTCCCACTTCTTTTATTTTCACTTGATCGCCGCTATCAGCGGCCTCTTTCAATTGTTTTGCAGTCGAAAGCAGTTCCGCCGTCCCATCTTTCACCGATACCTCGGTTGCTGATTTTTCTTGTGCCGAGGAGACTCCCTCCTCGTTTGATTTTGTGCCGCAGGCGGAGAGAACTGTAGCACATACAGTTAATGCAACAACGGAAAACACAACTTGCTTCTTCATTTTTACGACCCCCGGATGATATTAAGTATTGGCTGTACGAGTTGAACTTTTTATTTTGCCCCTTACCACGACAATGATGGCCACGGCAATGATCAGGATTTGCGGAATTGCACTCTCCCAGGAAGGGAAGAAAGCAAGGAACCTAATGCTGGGAAGCACCGAACTATTTGTCGTCGGGATCGCACCCGCTAGCTGCAGACTATTGATGCCTAGACCGGCAAATTTTATGCAGAGATAAAGAACGATTAAGCTTGAAGTAAGGAAGAATGGCCGGATCGGAAGCTTTGCACCGATATACAGCATGATAAAGGCGACAACACCTAGGACACCGAACCCAACCATTATCCCGAGTAAAAGCTGCTGAGCGCTGATTTGATTAGCCATGCCAATAATGAATAGAACCGTTTCGGTTCCCTCGCGGAACACCGCCAGAAAGGTCAGGATACCAAGAGATACGATATTACCGGTGCTTAACGCCGTTTGCGTTTTTTCCTGGATATACGTATTCCACTGCTCTAAATTTGATTTACTATGCAGCCAGTAACTCATATAAAGCAGCATTACAGCCGCAAATACGCCGGTCCACCCTCCAATCAGGAAGTTGTTATTTCCAAATGCCCCGGAAGAAAATACATATTTGACAATAACGGCAAGCGCCGCACTGACAATAAGCCCAACCATAACGCCAACCCAAATCCACAACTTGCCTTTTTGATCTTTCGATTTTTTCACATAGGCAAGAAGAGCACCAACCACAAGCAGAGCCTCCAGCCCCTCACGGATTGGAATCATTGCCGCATCCCAAAGTGTATAGGTTGATTTTTGTGAGAGAGGGGTAAGGTATGTAATCATATCAGTCAAAAGACTTGCTGCATCTTCATACTTATGATCAGTAATCATTGCGTTTGCGACAACCATATCACGCTCTGTATTACTGTAAACCGTTGAAGACTGGGCGACCACGTTCCCCTCCACACTTAGCCAACTCTCCCGTACCTTGCTTATCGCGTTAAGCGATGAAACCTGGTCTTGCTGTTGAACAGCATTTTTAGTTTGCTCCAGGAGGCTTACGAATCCGGCAAGCGTGATATCCGCTTCCTTTACATTTTCGACATTTGCAAATTGACCGTTTGTGTACTTGTCGAGCACTTGCTGCAAGCTCACCAGTGCCGTGATGGCTTCATCTTGCTTATTTACCAACAGCTCATATTCAACTTGACCCATTTGAGTCTCGATGTCTTTATAGGCGGCCAAGGAGTCTGATTTAACACTGTCCTCTTCGTCCATCCATTGATCGTGAAATTGCTCGTAGACTGGCTTCGCTTTGCTTAGATCCTGTTTGGCTAAATCTATCGCTTGAGCAATTTTATTCTTGGCTTGCTTCATATTTTCCACGCCTTGACTCGCAGCAGCCACTTGCTTTGGCAGGAATACCAGGACAATTAGAAGCGGAATTAACAACGTTATTATTCTTAATTTACGCAACGGTTAGCCTCCTTTCATTAATATTTTCATATTGAGAATGATTATTATTACCGATCTCGCTTCAGTTTACTTGAGAATGTTTCTCAGGTCAATCCCCGTTGAAGATAAATATTATCCTCTAGTCTCACCTCATACGTATATGGCCTCCATGATAAAAAGGACAGGAACTACCCGCTTTGGAGTAGCATCCTGTCCAGCTTCATCTATTATTTGATTTTAACGGTCCCGGTTCACCAAATAATCCAGCAAATGCTTCAGAAAATCGGTATTCCGGGGCACCTCTCTCAAAGCTTCAACCGCCAAGCAGTAGTGCTCCCACATCTCTTTTCTGGCGCCATCCAGTCCGAGGACGGATACAAAGGTCGAACTGTTGTTATCCAAATCCTTGCGGGTAGGTTTGCCGAGTACTTGCCGGTCGCCTTCCACATCAAGCAAATCATCCTTAATTTGAAAGGCAATACCCGCATGATACGCGAACTTCTTCAAACCCGCGATTTCATCATCTTCCACTTGAGCAAGAATAGCCGGCATCACCAGCGAGGCTTCAAAGGCAGCTCCGGTTTTGTAAAAACACAGCATGTTCAATTCTGCAAGCGTCAATGCTTTGCCTTTGGATTGCAGATCCATCGCCTGTCCCCTGCAGATTTCTTCCGCCTTCCCCGCCGAATAATGCATCAAGGCAAGCACGGCCTTCGCATCGAACCGGTCAAGCGACGCTTGTTCTTTGATCGCCCTCTGAATCAGAAACAGGCCGGTTAATTCCGCTGTTGCGCTGTCATACACCTCATGCAGGGTTGAACGTCCTCTGCGGGTTGACGCATTATCCTGGGACGGCAGATCGTCGAAGATCAGGGATGCGGTATGCATGTATTCAAGCGATCTCAGCAGGGGCGCGATGGCCGAAGGGTTCAGTCCATATTCGTTAACGCCCATAACCCAGGTCAAAATCGGACGCAATCGCTTCCCGTCCCCTTCAAGACTGTAATTCGCAGCATCGGTGAGCGTATCTTTCATCGGCTGAGTCTCGTTATTCTGCCCTATGGGCAGCAGACTGTTGATCTGATCGCGGACTGTCCTAACTGTAGCCTGAAAATCTTCCTTTTCCTGCCGGTCTTTTTTCAAAAAGGCATTCATCTGATCCCGCAGCAGCTTATCGAAGAAATCCACGTCCTCAGCCTTTCGGACCATCTGACCCACGAGATGATGGAATTCGAGATTGCCGGAAGCAAATATGTCCATGATTTCGTTATACTTGTCATCGCCCAAGCGTTCTTTGCAGCGTTTCAGGCCATTGATGGCACGATCCAGGATCACCTCACGGGTCTTGGCGTCAGAGCGGAAGACGTTATGAATCAGATGGCAGATGACCGTCCAGTATAATTCGTAAGGGTTGACCAGATCCTGGCGCTGGTTACGGTACTTTAAATAATACGTATAGGGTGTTACCGCGCCGCCCTCCATATCGTCGAACATATCCGCAAAGTCGTCGGCCAGCTGGTTGTAGATACCATAGTAAAACGTGCGATGATCAAAGCCTTCATCCACTTCAGCATGGATTACGGAACGGACGATCAGCCGGGAGGATGCGGATTTTAAGATGACGGGGATATACAGCTCTTCATTGGTGTAATTGGCGCAGTTCAGGTCCTTATCGCGGTCGATATCCTGAGATTGAAAGAACACATACGACTGCTCAAAAAACGTGCTTACGGTCTCCGGTCGCTGAAGGCCCTTAATATATTCAAAAGCATCCCGGAGCTCGGAATGGACGTATCGAATGAATTCAACATTTTCGCCGGTCCACCCGCCAAGCTCCGGCACGATTCCGGTGAGAAGCGCGGTTCGGATCATCCGGGAATACCGTTCTTTCTCTCCGGCGGTCAAGAGCTGGGAATCGAGCAGATCGTCAATAAAAGGATAGGTCAGACCGTAGGAATACCCTAGCCGGATGGCTTCATCCAGTCTCCTTGAACGTTCCGCAGGCGGCGTCTCCTCCCCCATTTCTTCTATCACATGCAGAACAACCCCGAGAATAATCTTGATCAGTTTACGCTGGGCTTGCTCGGCATTCAGCTCTTTCGGAATATGGACAGAGACATTCCCCAGCTTGTCGATCACCCAAATCGCGGCGGTCTCAACGCCTTCCTTCTGTGCCCATCGGTAAAATCCGGCCAGGCTCAGAAAATCGGGCTGTTCTTCCCGGTTTGTTCCGGTGGAATGAAGCAAATGGGTTTTGATGCCGGTAACCACCTGACGAATCCGGGCCTTCGTGCCGGGAGAATCCATGGCTTTGCCAAGATCTCTCATGTAAATGTAGGATACGCTGCGATCCAGATAATCGTCGAGTTTGCCCGTATAATTCAGCCAACCGATATAGCGGTGATAATCCCGGGTGTCCGGCTTTTGCTTTCCGCGAGAAAAATAGGTCCACCAGGAACGATGACGCACATGTTTTCGTTTCCAGACTTCAATGTCTTCGGTCAGGACAGGGACATACGTCTTCTCCTTCACCTGCCCGTGTAGAGATGAAAAATACTGAGCAGCCTTCTGCTCAGCGAGCCGATACCTTGTATCGGAATAATTTGTAAATTCAACACTCATAAGGTTACATTCCTCTGCTTCTATTTAGTTAAATCGGCGCATGGTCATACTTTTAAATACGGGAAAAAAATTTTTTGGTTACCAAAATAAAAAGGCATGTTTATGCCGGGGGAACCGGGACACAAACATGCCTCTATATATTGCTAAATAGCTTTTAGTAAAAGCTCCAATTCATTGGCGACGACGAACAAGCTTGCACGGTCTTCAAATTCCTTGCGGGACTCCGGCATGGGGAGAAGCTTGTGATACTGTCTTATTTTACATAAATCCTCATGTAGACCCGGACTCCATCCGGACTGGCGGAGACTATTGCTCAGAGTGAGCAGGAATTCGCCGATTCTCTCCCGCTGCTCCATCTGAACGGTAATCCGGGATACGTAAGGCATCATCCGGGCAAGCGCGTCATACTGCTGTTCTCGCTTCTCAAAATAGGGAGAATAGAGTTCGTCCTTGCCAAGAATATGGTTCTCGTTATAGAGCAGCACCAGCGACTTAGCCCTCTTGAACACTTCCGAAAGCCGCTGCATGGCCTTGACATCACAAGGTCTATTTCCATCCTTCAAATAAGCGGCGATTTCCTGCAATTGAGCCTGGAACAGCAGCTCGACCTCGTCCTTGCAGCGATTCAGCTGCCGCTCGATGTTCGGCATATACGCGTTGATGATCAGCGCTGTACCGAGGCCTACCAGAATGACGAGAAACTCGTTGGCAAAAAACGCAAGCGATGCTTCCTTATGCATATAGACATGCATCACAATGACTGAGCTGCTGGCAATCCCCTCCTGAATCCGAAGCCGAACGCATAACGGGATAAAGATCAGCATTAGAATCAGAAACGAATAGGGAAAATAACCAAAGATGAAAAAGACGCCGGTCGCGAAAAACATGCCAAGTATACAAGCGAAAAAACGGCTTACCGCCGCTTGTATGGATTTGCGGCGCGATTTCTGAATGCACAAAAGCGTAAGGATGCCGGACGAAGAAAAATACTGCAGGTGCAGCAGTTGGGACACCATGACGGACAGGCTGACGCCTACCGCCGTTTTAAGTGTCCGCAGCCCGATTTTTAGCGTGGGCAGCCTCCATTTTAACCGATGAATTCCGCTGTTTATATCCACCCTCTCCATTTCGCCGCATCCACCATTTTCTTCAACCCGACGATATAAGCAGCCAATCTCATATCGACCTTCTCTTTCCGCGAAGTCTCGTAAATCGAATAGAATGAGGAAATCAGAATGTTCTGCAGCTTGTGGATGATCTCTTCCTCCTCCCAATAGTACCCCTGATTGTTCTGTACCCACTCAAAATAGGATACGACGACTCCTCCCGCACTCGCCAAAACGTCCGGAACGATCAAAATCCCTCTATCGCTCAGCACTTTCGTGGCATGCGCCGTTGTCGGCCCATTCGCCGCCTCGATGACGATTTTTGCCTGGATATGTTCCGCGTTGGTTTCGGTAATCTGATTCTCAATTGCGGCAGGAATTAAAATATCACATGACTGAACCAATAATTCTTCATTGGTGATCCGGCTTTGGAATAAATGTGTAACCGTTCCAAAGGAGTCCCGTTTGTCCAGCAAATCATCAATATCCAGTCCATTCGGATCGTACAAGGCTCCATAAGCATCGGAAATTCCGACAATTGTTGCCCCGGCATCATACAGAAATTTGGCCAGGAAGCTGCCTGCGTTTCCAAATCCCTGGATGATCACCTTCGAATGTTTAACCTCGATTCCGAGAACTTTGCAAGCTTCCTTAAGAACGATGGTTACACCAAGTGCTGTCGACGATTCTCTTCCTTGCGATCCACCGAGTACCAGAGGCTTGCCGGTAATGAAGCCGGGAGAGTCGAATTCACGAATCCTGCTGTATTCATCCATCATCCAGGCCATCACTTGAGAATTGGTATAGACGTCAGGAGCCGGGATATCTTTCGTCGGACCGACAATCTGGCTGACTGCTCGCACATACCCGCGGCTTAACATCTCGAGCTCCCGGGGAGACATCGACCGCGGATCGCACCTCACACCGCCTTTGCCGCCACCGTACGGCAGATTGGTGATGCCGCATTTCATGCTCATCCACATGGAGAGCGCTTTGACTTCCTCTTCCGTGACGTCGGGATGAAACCGGACACCGCCTTTGGTCGGGCCGACCGCATCATTATGCTGAGCGCGATACCCGGTAAACACTTTAATCTGCCCGTTATCCATTTTGACAGGAATGCGAACCGTTAATATTCGAAGGGGCTCCTTTAATAGATCGTAACAAGATTCATCGCAGCCCATGATTTGAAGGGCCTGCTGAATGACTTGCTGTGTTCTTTGAAGTACGCCTTCTTGGGGTTCTCTCGTTTTCTCAAGGATTTGTGTACTCATCACGGTTCTCCTTTACCTCCTTCAATTTAGGCGGCGTCTTGGGCGGATTGTCTGGACTTCAAATATTTCTTCGCTTTCTCGGCGTCAAATTTACCTTCCCATTTGGAAATGGCCACGGTGGCCAAGCTATTGCCCAGCACATTAACGACGGTCCGCGCCATATCCATAATCCGGTCGATACCGGCAATAAAGGCCAGTCCTTCCGGCGGAATCCCGACCGAACCAAGCGTTGCAAGGAGAACCACAAACGAGACGCCCGGTACGCCTGCGATCCCCTTGGAAGTGACCATTAATACTAGCATCAAAGTGATTTGGGCGCTCAGCGGCATGTCTATTCCGTACATTTGCGCAATGAACAGAGCCGCAAGAGCCTGATACAACGTAGACCCGTCCAGATTAAACGAATAGCCGGTGGGAACGACGAAAGAGGTAATCGCTTTGGGACAACCGAACTTTTCCATTTTCTCGATGATTTTGGGCATTACGGTCTCGGAACTTGCAGTGGAATAGGCAAGAATCAGCTCATCCTTAAGCAGCTTGATGATGGTAAAAATGCTTGTCCCGCACAGTTTGGCGATGATGCCGAGCACCACGATGATGAAGAACGCCATGGATAAGTAGACAGCGAATACAAGCTTACCCAGCGGGATAAGAGAAGCGATCCCGAATTTCGAAACGGTTACGCCGATCAGCGCAAACACGCCAAACGGAGCGAATTTCATAATTTGATTCGTGAGTTGGAACATGGCCTCCATGACCCCATGGAAAAACTGGAGCACCGGCTTGCCTTTATCTCCAATGGCAGCAACGCCAAGACCAAACATAACTGAGAAAAAGATGATCGCCAACATATCCCCTCTCGCGAGAGCATCGACAATATTGCTTGGAACGATGTTGACAAAGGTGTCGGCAAAGCTGTGGCTGCTCACTGCTTCCGCGGAATTCATGTATTTATGAACATCGCTTTTGGCCAGATGAGACATATCCACCCCCGAACCCGGATGCAGCAGATTGGCTGCGGCCAGTCCGACGATGATGGCAACAGTCGTCACAATTTCAAAATAGAGGATCGTTTTTCCGCCCAATTTGCCGAGCTGCTTAACACTCCCGGTTCCCGCCACGCCGACAATAAGCGAAGACACGACGATGGGAATGACGATCATTTTGATCAGCCGGATAAAGATATCGCCAATAGGCATTAGAAACTTTTCAATGGATGGATTTCCGTAAAACAATGCGCCTGCCGTAATCCCTAATGCAAGCCCGATCAGTATTTGCCAAGCAAGTCCTATTCTTTTCATTGAATCACACTCCTCAATTCGTCAAGATGTTATTATAGGTCACATTGATATTCACATCATAAACTTGTATCTACTTAAATCTACAAAAATGGACAATAACAAAATAAAATGATGTAATTTAAACTGACATCTTTAATAATTGCATAAAAGCAGCCCATTTGATGCTACAATATGAACCATCCTAATAAATATCATTTTTTCAGATTTGGAAGTGTTTCGTATTGAAAACCAATATCGCTGCATTTGTCCTTATGCTGATTGTAGTTCCCCTCGCCGGGGAGCTAAAATTCTTTCCTTTTCATGATGAATTTCGGGTAAGCCTGGGGATTCCCATATTTTTCTTTTTCCTGTTATGGCTTCAAAGAATCCCTCCTGCCTTATCCGGATTCCTGGTCGGCATTGCCGTTGTCGCCTTCCGCGTCTTGTTGGATTCCTTGATTCCAGGGGATGTTTCGTTCGAAACGCTGTATCTGAAGCATTTTCCGGCGTTCTTTTATTACCTGGCGTATGCGGCATTATTCCAGCTCCTACGGTTAAACCAGGTTCCTTACCGGCCGGTACGGGTCGGGGTTCTAAGCATCTTTACCGAAATCTTTGCCAATCTGGTTGAGTTCGCCGTTCGGCACACTAATGAAATGGGCCAGATCAATTTAGCGGTATTGGGCAAGCTGCTGGTCATCGCGGTCATTCGCAGTTTTTTTGTGCTCGGCTTCTTCAATCTCATTCAGTTGCGCCAGTCCGTTTTGGGCGAAGAGCAGCAACGCAAAGAAAAGGAACGTATTCTTCTGCTCGTGTCGAATTTATATGAAGAGTCAGTCCAGCTTAGAAAAACGATGCAATTCGCGGAAGATATTACTAGAGATGGCTATGAATTGTACCGTCAACTGCAGCAAGTTCATTCTCTGGATGAGCTGGGCCCTTTAGCGCGGAAAGCGCTCAGCCTCTCGGGACAGGTCCATGAAATCAAAAAAGACAACCAGCGAATCTACGCCGGACTTTCCGAGCTGATCGCAGACGAAGGAACGGCGGACTATATGGATCTTGCGGATATCACGCGGCTCATTGTCCGGACGAATGACAAATACGCGGCAGCTTTAGGCAAAACGATTCAATTTAACATCAAGGTGAATGATACGTTTCCTCCCCTGCATGTGTACACCCTGTTATCTTTAATGAACAACCTGGCGGCCAATGCGGTAGAAGCCATTTCCAGGGAAGGGGCCATTGCCATTTCAGCCCGCCGTACAGACGATAAGATTGAAATTCAGGTCCGCGATAACGGGCCGGGCATTCCAGATAAGAAAAAAAAGCGGGTCTTTACACCGGGATACACGTCAAAGTATGATATTTCGGGAAAACCCTCTACTGGAATGGGACTGTACTATATTCGGGAGGTCGTCACGGAGCTTCAGGGGGATATTGAATTGCAGGATGACCCGGAAACCGGAGAAACGGTATTTACTCTGCTGCTTCCGATCGATCCGTTAACCCAGAAAGGATGACAGCATGCGATTTTTTATCGTAGATGACGATGAGGGAGTTCGTTCCATGTTGGCTGACATCATTGAAGACTTCGGTCTTGGTGAAGTTGTCGGCGAACTGGAAGACGGCTCGAATCTAAGTCATGATCTGCTTGAACTGAAGAAAGTCGATATTCTGATGATTGATCTATTGATGCCGATTCGGGATGGAATCCAGACGGTTCGGGCAATTGGGCAGGATTTCAGCGGCAAAATCATTATGCTCTCGCAAATTGAATCAAAGGATATGATTGGGGAAGCCTACTCGCTTGGGGTCCAGTATTATATCACCAAACCGATTAATCGTCTGGAGATTCTGGAGATCATACGTAAAGTAATGGACCATCTGCGGTTGCAAAAGTCGATGAGCGATATCCAGAGAACGATTCAAGGATTGCAGATCGTAAGTTCGCCAAAGATCCAACGGACAGCGGACGCAGAGAACAAGATCGTGACATCCGGCCATTTTATGCTGTCAGAACTCGGAATGATCGGGGAAGCGGGAAGCAAAGACGTGTTAGAGATGCTGGAGGTTCTGTATCAGCTCGATTCGGAAACGGGTGAGACTTCCTTTACGTTTCCTTCACTTAAAGATATTTTTACAAGCATCGCCGCAAAAAAACTTGGTCACCGAGCATCCCCCGCTGAGCTGAACAAGGAAATCAAAGCCTCGGAGCAGCGGGTTCGCCGGGCCATTTTTCAAACGCTTACTCATGTGGCTTCTCTCGGCTTAACCGATTACTCGCATCCAAAATTCGAGAATTATGCTTCGAAATTTTTCGATTTCACTGAAATCCGCAAACGGATGCTGGAACTGCAAAATGAGGTAGAACCTTCCCAATCCCAGGTGCGGATCAACACGAAAAAATTTATCCAGGTGCTTTATGTGGAAACGAAACGATCGATGAGTTAATTAAACTTCCACCCTTCTCTATTAGGACATGTACGACCGTGAAACTGTAAATTCTTATCTTTCAAAAAAAATCCGCGCTCAGCGCGGATTTCTTTGGTTCATGGCGATACTCCTCTAATCAAATGTTACTCCTCTAATCAAATGTTACTCCTCTATTCAAATAACTCCGCCATCTTCCATCCGATGGTCTGCGTGTGGGCGGGTTTGGACGGATCGCTCCACAGCTTGGAAGCTGTCTCGTCAATGGCGGTCAATCCCTTGGAGAGATCCGCGCCAACCGCTTGCAGTCCGTCGTTGATCAACCCGCCTGCACCGTAGCCTGCCGAGAAGGCCATGCCGACAGGTCCGGCAAATCCGGCCAGACCGGCCACGGTATCGGCACTCTTTTGGAATCGCTCGCTGCCCGTTTGGGCTGTAGTGGCTGCGTAGGCGTCACCGGCAACCAACGCTGCGGCGACGACAGGCATCACTTTGCCTGCTTTTGAAGCGACTTTTGCCAGCGGTTCGAGCGCCTCGGCACCTTTTTTAAGTACACTTCCGGTCTTGGCTGCAAGCCCCGCTACGGGCTTCAAAGCGTCGGCCCCTTTCTCGATGGCTGAGCCCATTTTGGCGGCCAAGCCTTTGTTTTGCATCATTCTTTTCCATGTCTCCGTAAACATAGCCTCCATCTCATGCAAACGGTGATGACCGGTGCCTTTCACTCCTGCCTGGCCCGTCGTCATAATCAATCCGCTTGCATCCAGAGCATCATGAGGCATTTCTGCCAAACCTCCTCCAAAATGGTGAAGCTGAACGCCATCCATTGAGGTCCCGGCTTCTTTCGCCAGCTTGCCGAAGACGGTTCGAACCTTGGAGTAGGTTTCCCTCGCGTAATTGATCGCTGTTCCCTGCTGCCGGTTGGAGCCCATACCTTTCGTATTTTTCAAATGCTCCACTTTGTCGCGGAACAGCTTCATCAGTTCGTTCGGGGCTTTTCCCTGGAACTCCTTTCCGAGCACCTCGCTTACGGCCTTGCTCCATAAATCCCCCATCTTCTGATTGATCGGATCGCCCAGAAACCCGATGTTCACATTTGGCGGCTGCAGCTCGTTGGTTCCGTTCGGATCGATCAGCTTGACTGGATTGGATGATACATACTGGTACAAATTAGGCCCGTCAATCAACAGCTTCGGGTCGCAGCTAATCCAGCGCGTCAGCCAAGGTGCATAATATCTTGATCCGTGATAGTGTAGCCCGCTCTCTTCGTCCCGTTCTTTGCCGGTATACCGATACCGCTTGGGCGCCTCGTTCTGATTTCGGACCGACTGAAAGGATGTGCTTCCGTAGGGCGTAAACTCTTCATAGCTGATGATCTGCCCCGTATGATCCAGCTCCAGATGGGCGGAGCCGAGATGATTGCCGATTTGGTAACGGATAAGCCGGGCGGGCAGATCCTCCAGACCTTCCGTGCGCGTTTCGACCAAGGCCATTCGCTGTTTGCCGTCCATGATATGCAGGGATTCTCGCTCAAACTCGATCGTGCGCCCATCCCCCGCGAATTCACGGTAAATTTCAAAAGGACCCAGGTAAATGCGCTCCTTCCACCGGGTTGCCTGAGCCCCGGGAGCGGCATACCGTTCCGTTACCTTCCGCACCCGCTGACCGCCGGCATCGTACGTATACCACGTGATTTCGGGCGTGGCACCGCTATCCTCTGATACCGCCTGCCTTGATGTCGCCCGAAGCTGATCCAGCTCGTTCCACCGCATGAAGGGCAAATGGGGCATGGAGGTCATATTCCCGCGCAATCCGGCCGACCCTTCGTACTTGTAAAGCTCCGCTAACGCAGTGGTAGCCGTGCTGCTCAGCCGGTTGCTTACTTTGTCTTCCTGCAGGAGACTCTGCTCCTGATAAGTAAAACTCCGGGTCCATCCCGAGTGCACCAGATCACTGCCGCGATGCTGCATGCTGAGCAGATTGCCGACAGCATCGTACACATACCGTTCGATATAGGTTCCCATCGCATTTCCATCGGAAGGATGGGCATGCCGGGAATGAAATTCGCTCAAAGCATCCGGAGCGGTCGGACCGGCAGGCGAACCTCCAATCTGCCCGAGATGCTCTCTCCCCGCCGCTTCAACCAACCGGTTTAAAGCGTCATATGTGTAACGGGAGGTCGGCTCCACTCTCCGGTTAAGGAAAAAGAGGGCCTGCTGCGCATCGTCCCGTATGGACATGATATTACCGACAGGATCATAGGTGTAATGCAGATGCTGCAATTCACAGCCCGGCCAATCCGGCCGGGGCGGCTGCGGACAGTCCTCGGGAAAAATGAGCTTATCCCGAATGGTGCGCATCCGGATGAGACGAAACGTGAACGGATCATATTCGAGCCGGGATTGTACTCCGTTACCGTAGGAGATACAGGTGCGCTGACCTTTTGCATTGTAGTCAATGTTGGCCACAAAGGGGGTCCAAATGCGTTCCCCGTCCTGCTCCTCCCCGCGTAAATTGGCTTCCACAGTATTTAACAGATTGGCTTCATTATAAGTGGGGCGAATGATGCTGGAATCGGGAGCCGTGATCTGGATCGCCCGGTTCAGTGCGTCGTAACGGGTGCGAGTCTCATAGCTTTCCGCTTCCAGCAAGACATCCGAAGCCCAGTTCAGCGTCGTTTTATATTCGGCGGCAAGCTCCCGCCTGCTGCGGAGCAGATTTCCTTTAAAGTCGTAC encodes:
- a CDS encoding sensor histidine kinase, which codes for MKTNIAAFVLMLIVVPLAGELKFFPFHDEFRVSLGIPIFFFFLLWLQRIPPALSGFLVGIAVVAFRVLLDSLIPGDVSFETLYLKHFPAFFYYLAYAALFQLLRLNQVPYRPVRVGVLSIFTEIFANLVEFAVRHTNEMGQINLAVLGKLLVIAVIRSFFVLGFFNLIQLRQSVLGEEQQRKEKERILLLVSNLYEESVQLRKTMQFAEDITRDGYELYRQLQQVHSLDELGPLARKALSLSGQVHEIKKDNQRIYAGLSELIADEGTADYMDLADITRLIVRTNDKYAAALGKTIQFNIKVNDTFPPLHVYTLLSLMNNLAANAVEAISREGAIAISARRTDDKIEIQVRDNGPGIPDKKKKRVFTPGYTSKYDISGKPSTGMGLYYIREVVTELQGDIELQDDPETGETVFTLLLPIDPLTQKG
- a CDS encoding response regulator, translated to MRFFIVDDDEGVRSMLADIIEDFGLGEVVGELEDGSNLSHDLLELKKVDILMIDLLMPIRDGIQTVRAIGQDFSGKIIMLSQIESKDMIGEAYSLGVQYYITKPINRLEILEIIRKVMDHLRLQKSMSDIQRTIQGLQIVSSPKIQRTADAENKIVTSGHFMLSELGMIGEAGSKDVLEMLEVLYQLDSETGETSFTFPSLKDIFTSIAAKKLGHRASPAELNKEIKASEQRVRRAIFQTLTHVASLGLTDYSHPKFENYASKFFDFTEIRKRMLELQNEVEPSQSQVRINTKKFIQVLYVETKRSMS
- a CDS encoding cation:dicarboxylate symporter family transporter; this translates as MKRIGLAWQILIGLALGITAGALFYGNPSIEKFLMPIGDIFIRLIKMIVIPIVVSSLIVGVAGTGSVKQLGKLGGKTILYFEIVTTVAIIVGLAAANLLHPGSGVDMSHLAKSDVHKYMNSAEAVSSHSFADTFVNIVPSNIVDALARGDMLAIIFFSVMFGLGVAAIGDKGKPVLQFFHGVMEAMFQLTNQIMKFAPFGVFALIGVTVSKFGIASLIPLGKLVFAVYLSMAFFIIVVLGIIAKLCGTSIFTIIKLLKDELILAYSTASSETVMPKIIEKMEKFGCPKAITSFVVPTGYSFNLDGSTLYQALAALFIAQMYGIDMPLSAQITLMLVLMVTSKGIAGVPGVSFVVLLATLGSVGIPPEGLAFIAGIDRIMDMARTVVNVLGNSLATVAISKWEGKFDAEKAKKYLKSRQSAQDAA